A region from the Ctenopharyngodon idella isolate HZGC_01 chromosome 13, HZGC01, whole genome shotgun sequence genome encodes:
- the LOC127525205 gene encoding probable G-protein coupled receptor No9 isoform X2, producing MKNQRGMQTALRNSTVLSPRARLVLETLMVLMSLAAVTGNILVIVIVAATKAFHTVTSVLIINLAISDFLVGIGVMPFVAVSIMNNGWVNYNDLCLYVGYTSSVYCTASVLTLAAIALDRYFSIVDCLRYDSRCTIWRTGSVVLWIWLQAILTSCPPLLGWSNISFVAPMYSCAVNWANSPSYTVIMASLSFLLPATVILFCYVKIVRVARYHARRIHSLEEHLQRNRTTSVLNLQHSFMDTYTPSRLIYYVSGRFVTDQLDFPDEVVPDAPSEMSSKPTGGRLHSFMAQIHSSSPQYPSQPQHHGVLRLFLVIAAFFLCWTPYISVALVQATETALSRPRSFVPPSAVTFSYWLVLFNSDINPFLYALLSKRFQGAFQSLRWKIQARLGSVVERVGAERSTGGGGGESDPTNGLTHSSTAHSRNNLESTYSSVFTLSSQFPNSLKEQLNNVLPVSTCSRPVCHKCGGQGTRTVDLLQVPSKQRERNRLPYSAATEKKQATFFYGQITVRVEHIC from the exons ATGAAGAACCAGAGAGGA ATGCAGACTGCACTGAGGAACTCAACGGTTCTGTCGCCTCGAGCGCGTCTGGTGCTGGAGACTCTGATGGTGCTGATGAGTCTGGCTGCAGTGACGG GAAACATTCTGGTCATTGTAATTGTGGCAGCCACAAAAGCCTTCCACACTGTGACCTCTGTCCTGATCATTAATCTGGCCATTAGCGATTTCCTAGTGGGAATAGGCGTCATGCCATTTGTGGCGGTTTCCATTATGAACAACGGATGGGTCAACTACAAT GATCTATGTCTGTATGTCGGCTACACATCCTCAGTCTACTGCACCGCTTCAGTTCTAACACTGGCCGCTATTGCCCTGGACCGTTACTTCTCCATTGTGGACTGCCTGCGGTACGATTCCCGCTGCACGATATGGAGAACAGGTTCGGTGGTGCTATGGATTTGGCTGCAAGCTATATTGACCAGCTGTCCTCCTCTCCTTGGTTGGAGCAACATTAGTTTTGTGGCTCCCATGTACAGCTGTGCTGTGAACtgggccaacagcccaagctacaCAGTCATTATGGCCTCCTTATCTTTTCTTCTACCGGCTACAGTCATCCTGTTCTGCTATGTGAAGATTGTCCGTGTGGCACGATACCACGCTAGGAGGATCCACAGTTTGGAAGAACATCTCCAGCGTAACAGAACCACATCTGTCTTGAATCTACAACACTCATTCATGGACACCTACACACCATCCAGGCTGATTTACTATGTGAGTGGGAGGTTTGTGACGGATCAGTTGGATTTTCCTGATGAAGTTGTTCCAGATGCACCATCTGAGATGTCTTCCAAGCCAACTGGTGGACGTCTGCACTCTTTTATGGCTCAAATCCATAGCAGTAGCCCTCAATATCCTAGTCAACCTCAGCATCATGGAGTCCTGAGGTTGTTCCTGGTCATCGCTGCTTTTTTCTTGTGCTGGACACCCTATATTAGCGTAGCTCTGGTGCAGGCCACTGAAACCGCCCTGTCCCGGCCCAGGAGCTTCGTTCCCCCATCTGCTGTCACTTTCTCCTATTGGCTGGTGCTGTTTAATTCAGATATCAACCCGTTTCTGTATGCGCTCCTCAGCAAGCGCTTCCAAGGGGCCTTCCAGAGTTTGAGATGGAAGATCCAGGCCAGGTTGGGAAGCGTTGTGGAGAGAGTAGGAGCTGAGAGGTCTACAGGTGGAGGTGGAGGCGAGAGTGACCCCACTAACGGATTGACCCACAGTTCCACGGCGCACTCCAGAAACAACTTGGAGTCGACATACTCTTCTGTTTTCACTCTCAGCTCTCAGTTTCCCAACAGCCTCAAGGAGCAACTGAATAATGTTCTTCCGGTGTCCACTTGTTCTCGTCCTGTTTGTCATAAATGTGGTGGACAGGGAACGAGGACGGTGGACCTCTTGCAGGTCCCCTCCAAACAGCGTGAGCGGAACAGACTCCCTTATTCTGCTGCTACTGAAAAGAAACAAGCCACATTCTTTTATGGACAGATCACAGTAAGAGTGGAACATATTTGCTGA
- the LOC127525205 gene encoding probable G-protein coupled receptor No9 isoform X1 yields MESSAHEWFDSDESEFQMQTALRNSTVLSPRARLVLETLMVLMSLAAVTGNILVIVIVAATKAFHTVTSVLIINLAISDFLVGIGVMPFVAVSIMNNGWVNYNDLCLYVGYTSSVYCTASVLTLAAIALDRYFSIVDCLRYDSRCTIWRTGSVVLWIWLQAILTSCPPLLGWSNISFVAPMYSCAVNWANSPSYTVIMASLSFLLPATVILFCYVKIVRVARYHARRIHSLEEHLQRNRTTSVLNLQHSFMDTYTPSRLIYYVSGRFVTDQLDFPDEVVPDAPSEMSSKPTGGRLHSFMAQIHSSSPQYPSQPQHHGVLRLFLVIAAFFLCWTPYISVALVQATETALSRPRSFVPPSAVTFSYWLVLFNSDINPFLYALLSKRFQGAFQSLRWKIQARLGSVVERVGAERSTGGGGGESDPTNGLTHSSTAHSRNNLESTYSSVFTLSSQFPNSLKEQLNNVLPVSTCSRPVCHKCGGQGTRTVDLLQVPSKQRERNRLPYSAATEKKQATFFYGQITVRVEHIC; encoded by the exons ATGGAGTCCTCGGCTCACGAGTGGTTTGATTCGGATGAGTCTGAGTTTCAGATGCAGACTGCACTGAGGAACTCAACGGTTCTGTCGCCTCGAGCGCGTCTGGTGCTGGAGACTCTGATGGTGCTGATGAGTCTGGCTGCAGTGACGG GAAACATTCTGGTCATTGTAATTGTGGCAGCCACAAAAGCCTTCCACACTGTGACCTCTGTCCTGATCATTAATCTGGCCATTAGCGATTTCCTAGTGGGAATAGGCGTCATGCCATTTGTGGCGGTTTCCATTATGAACAACGGATGGGTCAACTACAAT GATCTATGTCTGTATGTCGGCTACACATCCTCAGTCTACTGCACCGCTTCAGTTCTAACACTGGCCGCTATTGCCCTGGACCGTTACTTCTCCATTGTGGACTGCCTGCGGTACGATTCCCGCTGCACGATATGGAGAACAGGTTCGGTGGTGCTATGGATTTGGCTGCAAGCTATATTGACCAGCTGTCCTCCTCTCCTTGGTTGGAGCAACATTAGTTTTGTGGCTCCCATGTACAGCTGTGCTGTGAACtgggccaacagcccaagctacaCAGTCATTATGGCCTCCTTATCTTTTCTTCTACCGGCTACAGTCATCCTGTTCTGCTATGTGAAGATTGTCCGTGTGGCACGATACCACGCTAGGAGGATCCACAGTTTGGAAGAACATCTCCAGCGTAACAGAACCACATCTGTCTTGAATCTACAACACTCATTCATGGACACCTACACACCATCCAGGCTGATTTACTATGTGAGTGGGAGGTTTGTGACGGATCAGTTGGATTTTCCTGATGAAGTTGTTCCAGATGCACCATCTGAGATGTCTTCCAAGCCAACTGGTGGACGTCTGCACTCTTTTATGGCTCAAATCCATAGCAGTAGCCCTCAATATCCTAGTCAACCTCAGCATCATGGAGTCCTGAGGTTGTTCCTGGTCATCGCTGCTTTTTTCTTGTGCTGGACACCCTATATTAGCGTAGCTCTGGTGCAGGCCACTGAAACCGCCCTGTCCCGGCCCAGGAGCTTCGTTCCCCCATCTGCTGTCACTTTCTCCTATTGGCTGGTGCTGTTTAATTCAGATATCAACCCGTTTCTGTATGCGCTCCTCAGCAAGCGCTTCCAAGGGGCCTTCCAGAGTTTGAGATGGAAGATCCAGGCCAGGTTGGGAAGCGTTGTGGAGAGAGTAGGAGCTGAGAGGTCTACAGGTGGAGGTGGAGGCGAGAGTGACCCCACTAACGGATTGACCCACAGTTCCACGGCGCACTCCAGAAACAACTTGGAGTCGACATACTCTTCTGTTTTCACTCTCAGCTCTCAGTTTCCCAACAGCCTCAAGGAGCAACTGAATAATGTTCTTCCGGTGTCCACTTGTTCTCGTCCTGTTTGTCATAAATGTGGTGGACAGGGAACGAGGACGGTGGACCTCTTGCAGGTCCCCTCCAAACAGCGTGAGCGGAACAGACTCCCTTATTCTGCTGCTACTGAAAAGAAACAAGCCACATTCTTTTATGGACAGATCACAGTAAGAGTGGAACATATTTGCTGA
- the slc35f3b gene encoding putative thiamine transporter SLC35F3 isoform X2, whose amino-acid sequence MRLELRLSELVNMKKHSARVAPLSACNSPVLTLTKVRGEDRPRENVVGTAEGQAMVGGAGAESGTGRQRLRCCVRVTAVQVQKALWGVAMVMCVCSSWAGSTQLAKLTFKQYDAPFTLTWFATTWNCLFFPLYYVGHLCKSPERQTPKQRFRECCRFFGDDGLTAKVFFTKVAPFGLLWILTNYLYLQALRKINSTDVSALFCCNKAFVFLLSWIVLRDRFMGVRIVAAILAIAGIVMLTYADGFHSHSVIGITFVVASASASALYKVLFKLVLGSAKFGEAALFLTIVGGANFVFMSFVPVILYFTHVEYFTSIADLPWAYLCGVAGLLLAFNILVNFGIAVTYPTLISLGIVLSVPVNAMVDLYTCDIHFNTVRLIAVLIICLGFLMLLLPEDWDQCLIELGTKLRKREQPVEPAETGTSSGLNWTRRARTSMSTFSH is encoded by the exons ATGCGGCTTGAGCTCCGTCTGTCCGAGCTCGTCAATATGAAGAAACATTCGGCCCGGGTCGCGCCGCTGTCCGCCTGTAACAGTCCGGTGCTCACCCTGACCAAAGTGAGAG ggGAGGACCGGCCGAGGGAGAACGTCGTGGGTACCGCCGAGGGACAGGCGATGGTGGGCGGAGCAGGGGCGGAGTCGGGGACAGGGAGGCAGAGATTACGCTGCTGCGTGCGAGTGACAGCCGTCCAAGTGCAAAAAGCATTATGGGGCGTGGCCATGGTGATGTGCGTGTGCTCATCATGGGCAGGCTCCACCCAGCTGGCCAAGCTGACCTTCAAGCAGTACGATGCACCGTTCACTCTCACATGGTTCGCCACCACATGGAACTGCCTATTCTTTCCTTTGTATTACGTAGGCCACCTGTGCAAGAGCCCTGAGAGACAGACACCAAAACAGAGGTTCAG AGAGTGCTGTCGGTTCTTCGGGGACGACGGACTAACAGCGAAAGTGTTCTTCACTAAAGTGGccccttttggcctgctgtggATTCTGACAAACTACTTGTACCTTCAGGCTCTGAGAAAGATCAACAGCACTGATGTGTCTGCCCTCTTCTGCTGTAACAAAGCCTTCGTCTTTCTCCTGTCCTGGATCGTGCTGCGGGATCGCTTCATGGGCGTCAGG attgTTGCTGCCATTCTGGCCATCGCTGGAATAGTGATGCTGACTTACGCTGATGGCTTTCACAGTCACTCTGTTATTGGCATAACATTTGTAGTGGCCTCTGCATCTGCCTCTGCCCTCTATAAG GTGCTTTTCAAGCTTGTCTTGGGCAGTGCCAAGTTTGGAGAGGCGGCTCTGTTTCTGACCATTGTCGGAGGTGCAAACTTTGTCTTTATGAGCTTTGTGCCAGTTATACTGTACTTCACACATGTTGAGTACTTCACATCCATAGCTGATCTTCCCTGGGCCTACCTGTGTGGAGTAGCTGGACTCTTACTAG CATTCAATATTCTGGTGAATTTTGGCATTGCTGTTACATACCCTACGCTGATTTCACTTGGCATTGTGCTGAGTGTCCCTGTCAATGCAA TGGTGGACCTTTACACCTGTGATATCCACTTCAACACAGTGCGGCTCATCGCTGTTTTAATCATCTGTCTGGGCTTCCTAATGCTGCTGTTACCGGAGGACTGGGATCAGTGTTTAATTGAGCTCGGCACCAAACTCAGAAAGCGGGAACAGCCTGTTGAACCGGCTGAGACCGGAACCAGCTCAGGACTCAACTGGACCCGACGGGCCAGGACCTCCATGTCCACGTTTTCTCACTGA
- the slc35f3b gene encoding putative thiamine transporter SLC35F3 isoform X3 encodes MLLRQINTLVIGEDRPRENVVGTAEGQAMVGGAGAESGTGRQRLRCCVRVTAVQVQKALWGVAMVMCVCSSWAGSTQLAKLTFKQYDAPFTLTWFATTWNCLFFPLYYVGHLCKSPERQTPKQRFRECCRFFGDDGLTAKVFFTKVAPFGLLWILTNYLYLQALRKINSTDVSALFCCNKAFVFLLSWIVLRDRFMGVRIVAAILAIAGIVMLTYADGFHSHSVIGITFVVASASASALYKVLFKLVLGSAKFGEAALFLTIVGGANFVFMSFVPVILYFTHVEYFTSIADLPWAYLCGVAGLLLAFNILVNFGIAVTYPTLISLGIVLSVPVNAMVDLYTCDIHFNTVRLIAVLIICLGFLMLLLPEDWDQCLIELGTKLRKREQPVEPAETGTSSGLNWTRRARTSMSTFSH; translated from the exons ATGCTTCTGAGACAAATCAACACATTGGTTATTG ggGAGGACCGGCCGAGGGAGAACGTCGTGGGTACCGCCGAGGGACAGGCGATGGTGGGCGGAGCAGGGGCGGAGTCGGGGACAGGGAGGCAGAGATTACGCTGCTGCGTGCGAGTGACAGCCGTCCAAGTGCAAAAAGCATTATGGGGCGTGGCCATGGTGATGTGCGTGTGCTCATCATGGGCAGGCTCCACCCAGCTGGCCAAGCTGACCTTCAAGCAGTACGATGCACCGTTCACTCTCACATGGTTCGCCACCACATGGAACTGCCTATTCTTTCCTTTGTATTACGTAGGCCACCTGTGCAAGAGCCCTGAGAGACAGACACCAAAACAGAGGTTCAG AGAGTGCTGTCGGTTCTTCGGGGACGACGGACTAACAGCGAAAGTGTTCTTCACTAAAGTGGccccttttggcctgctgtggATTCTGACAAACTACTTGTACCTTCAGGCTCTGAGAAAGATCAACAGCACTGATGTGTCTGCCCTCTTCTGCTGTAACAAAGCCTTCGTCTTTCTCCTGTCCTGGATCGTGCTGCGGGATCGCTTCATGGGCGTCAGG attgTTGCTGCCATTCTGGCCATCGCTGGAATAGTGATGCTGACTTACGCTGATGGCTTTCACAGTCACTCTGTTATTGGCATAACATTTGTAGTGGCCTCTGCATCTGCCTCTGCCCTCTATAAG GTGCTTTTCAAGCTTGTCTTGGGCAGTGCCAAGTTTGGAGAGGCGGCTCTGTTTCTGACCATTGTCGGAGGTGCAAACTTTGTCTTTATGAGCTTTGTGCCAGTTATACTGTACTTCACACATGTTGAGTACTTCACATCCATAGCTGATCTTCCCTGGGCCTACCTGTGTGGAGTAGCTGGACTCTTACTAG CATTCAATATTCTGGTGAATTTTGGCATTGCTGTTACATACCCTACGCTGATTTCACTTGGCATTGTGCTGAGTGTCCCTGTCAATGCAA TGGTGGACCTTTACACCTGTGATATCCACTTCAACACAGTGCGGCTCATCGCTGTTTTAATCATCTGTCTGGGCTTCCTAATGCTGCTGTTACCGGAGGACTGGGATCAGTGTTTAATTGAGCTCGGCACCAAACTCAGAAAGCGGGAACAGCCTGTTGAACCGGCTGAGACCGGAACCAGCTCAGGACTCAACTGGACCCGACGGGCCAGGACCTCCATGTCCACGTTTTCTCACTGA